One window from the genome of Nicotiana sylvestris chromosome 9, ASM39365v2, whole genome shotgun sequence encodes:
- the LOC138877463 gene encoding uncharacterized protein: MLAYSFIKSHAGPINVATRKSDVFKIKQRENEMLQEFVSRFQMERMELPPVSDDWAVQAFTQGLNERNSLASLQLKQYLVEYPAVTWSDVHNRYQSKIKVKDDQLGVSSGSVYPSRLPAKKPKSNKETYQPYAEDRRNAPRRNISCNDRRMDRGQNFRGLVSRVGFNRHIGPTEAPCLSEYNFNVDISNIVFAISKIRDARWPRPIQSDPSQWNKNLACEFHYTHGHRTEDCRQLQEEVARLLNKGHLREFISDRARNQFQEREATKKNKTGEPQHVIHMILGGIDDPQEPTVRRTKISITRESEHEVTYPWTLPHLVMRTSRPCLSLKMMHW; the protein is encoded by the coding sequence ATGCTAGCATATTCCTTCATAAAGTCACATGCTGGTCCCATCAATGTAgctacaaggaaatctgacgttttcaaaatcaagcaaagggagaacgagatgctgcaagagttcgtatctcgctttcaaatggaacgaatggaactaccaccagtttCCGATgattgggcagtgcaggccttcactcaaggtttgaatgagCGAAACTCGTTAGCTTCATTGCAGCTGAAGCAGTACTTAGTCGAGtatcccgccgtgacttggtcggacgtccacaaccgataccaatcaaagatcaaagtcaaagacgaccaactaggagtctcctcgggctcggtatatcctaGTAGGCTTCCGGCAAAGAAgccaaaatcaaacaaagaaacaTACCAACCATACGCTGAGGATAGAAGGAATGCCCCGAGGCGCAACATATCCTGCAATGACCGAAGGATGGATCGAGGCCAGAATTTTCGGGGACTTGTTAGCAGAGTTGGATTCAATAGGCACATAGGGCCGACGGAGGCACCctgcttgtcggaatacaacttcaacgtcgacatTTCAAACATCGTATTTGCCATTAGTAAAATTAGAGACGCCAGGTGGCCAAGGCctatacaatcagatccttcgcaatGGAACAAAAACTTAGCATGTGAATTTCACTACACGcacggtcataggaccgaggACTGCCGACAACTCCAGGAAGAAGTGGCTCGACTACTCAACAaaggtcaccttcgagaatttaTTAGCGACCGAGCCAGAAATCAGTTCcaggaaagagaggcgaccaagaagaatAAAACAggcgagccacaacatgtcatccacatgatcttaggAGGCATCGATGATCCACAAGAACCAACGGTcaggagaacaaaaatatccattacCAGGGAAAGTGAACACGAGGTTACATACCCATGGACACTCCCACATTTAGtgatgaggacatcgagaccttgtcttagCCTCaaaatgatgcactggtaa